The following coding sequences lie in one Macrobrachium nipponense isolate FS-2020 chromosome 45, ASM1510439v2, whole genome shotgun sequence genomic window:
- the LOC135214065 gene encoding paramyosin-like yields the protein MNRQIESVCLQKRKQVLTENRRLQHDLELALERGEKADNFNKELMEQIASLERRLEETENLLKKRDEDETEMKRLFQKEMVDKERDLQCAIEKETEMSLKLEKIETFNQILDAENEDLMRLVVDYREALDLKERKVDHLQELLAHQATESENDKEKLTTLAVQTTAIEGTVEELENQLMAIQENQETLQGKLELTESENSTLREVAADLKDRNCELEKNLADETHKNLVLEDQVQFLQSVLRQKDSQLTSASEILNAERAKTEIMAQELQVMRNWVAELGGENATLQDDVIKTQLKINSLLKSLSKEKQRNRNLQDALHHGKEIENLLEEEKKRGNEMATSLRTFKVELNNRDLQIENLLNIEKKLICEKEELIEELGVALSHGKELDTLLEEAGQKATKLENNFQEEVLKREDQLRDLLEKEEQFRAERLELEDRLENALNLLIKEQQENVNWQETLQEREKEVETLRKNEKDHQEQRKEMENKLQEGEKELQQLRTECENLKENWRIQEEKMIKEQQRLMERQRRQEEALREQDKYMLMTLLHGTAQRNFHLHHIAMQHGTEALDSINEKEKQDEDVWLRKEKQHRKYCDTQQDRTNYPKQWDVLTQTLTELTRRDSDENCEISGKRDDKTCHQSSER from the coding sequence ATGAATAGACAAATCGAGAGCGTCTGccttcaaaaaagaaaacaagttcTGACTGAAAACCGTCGCCTACAACACGACCTGGAACTGGCTCTGGAACGAGGAGAGAAGGCAGATAACTTTAACAAAGAACTGATGGAGCAAATAGCGTCTCTGGAGAGACGACTAGAGGAGACTGAAAACTTGCTCAAGAAAAGGGACGAAGACGAGACGGAAATGAAAAGGCTCTTCCAGAAAGAGATGGTCGACAAAGAAAGAGATCTGCAGTGCGCTATagagaaagaaactgaaatgaGCCTCAAACTAGAAAAGATAGAAACTTTCAATCAAATTCTTGACGCAGAGAATGAAGATTTGATGAGGCTCGTAGTAGACTACAGGGAGGCCTTAGACCTGAAGGAGAGGAAGGTCGACCATCTGCAAGAATTACTGGCACATCAAGCGACAGAGTCTGAGAACGACAAAGAGAAACTGACGACTCTGGCAGTGCAAACGACGGCCATTGAAGGCACTGTAGAAGAACTGGAAAACCAACTGATGGCCATTCAAGAGAACCAAGAAACTCTCCAAGGAAAACTCGAGCTCACTGAATCTGAAAACTCTACACTTAGGGAGGTAGCAGCTGACCTAAAAGATAGAAATTGTGAGCTTGAGAAAAACCTGGCAGACGAAACCCACAAGAACTTGGTACTAGAAGATCAAGTTCAGTTCCTACAATCAGTTTTGCGCCAAAAAGACTCTCAGTTGACATCTGCATCAGAAATTCTAAATGCAGAAAGAGCAAAAACTGAGATTATGGCACAAGAACTACAAGTGATGAGGAACTGGGTCGCAGAACTAGGAGGGGAGAACGCCACGCTTCAGGATGACGTAATCAAAACCCAACTGAAAATAAATTCACTTCTGAAGTCTTTAAGCAAGGAAAAACAGAGGAACAGAAATCTCCAGGATGCTCTCCATCATGGGAAGGAGATCGAAAACTtgctggaagaagaaaaaaagagaggaaatgagaTGGCGACTTCCCTGAGAACCTTCAAAGTAGAGCTCAATAACAGGGACCTCCAAATTGAAAACCTCCTAAACATAGAGAAGAAATTGATATGCGAAAAAGAAGAACTTATCGAGGAACTAGGCGTCGCTCTCAGTCACGGCAAGGAACTGGACACCTTACTGGAGGAGGCAGGCCAGAAGGCGACAAAACTTGAAAACAATTTCCAGGAAGAGGTCCTTAAAAGGGAGGACCAATTGAGAGATCTCTTAGAAAAAGAGGAACAATTCAGAGCTGAAAGGCTAGAGTTGGAAGACAGATTAGAAAATGCTCTCAATCTTCTGATTAAAGAACAGCAGGAAAATGTAAACTGGCAGGAAACGTtacaagaaagggaaaaagaagtaGAGACgcttaggaaaaatgaaaaagaccatCAAGAACAGAGGAAGGAGATGGAGAACAAACTGCAGGAAGGTGAGAAAGAGCTCCAGCAACTTAGAACGGAATGTGAAAATCTGAAAGAAAATTGGAGGATCCAAGAGGAAAAGATGATAAAGGAACAACAGCGTCTCATGGAGCGCCAAAGGAGACAGGAAGAGGCTCTGAGGGAACAGGACAAGTACATGCTAATGACGCTTCTCCACGGGACAGCTCAGAGGAACTTCCATCTGCACCACATTGCAATGCAACATGGAACTGAAGCTCTGGACAGCATCAATGAAAAGGAGAAGCAAGATGAGGACGTGTGGTTGAGGAAGGAGAAACAACACAGGAAATACTGCGATACCCAGCAGGATAGGACCAACTACCCGAAACAGTGGGACGTCCTCACTCAGACGTTGACGGAACTCACTCGTAGAGATTCTGACGAGAACTGTGAGATTTCCGGAAAACGCGATGACAAAACTTGTCATCAAAGCAGTGAAAGATGA